In Aeromicrobium marinum DSM 15272, one genomic interval encodes:
- a CDS encoding adenylate kinase yields MRLLIMGPPGAGKGTQAVGLAEAIGGAHVSTGDIFRANVAEQTELGRTAQQYMDAGEYVPDEVTNAMVRDRLAQEDARSGFVLDGYPRTVDQVETLDGILAELDSSLDAVVALVVDPEELIGRLLKRAETSGRADDTEEVIRHRQEVYAAETAPLLAVYGERGLLREIDGVGDVDEIAARITAALDL; encoded by the coding sequence ATGAGACTGCTCATCATGGGCCCGCCCGGTGCGGGCAAGGGGACCCAGGCCGTCGGCCTGGCCGAGGCGATCGGTGGGGCGCACGTCTCCACCGGTGACATCTTCCGTGCCAACGTCGCGGAGCAGACCGAGCTCGGCCGGACCGCCCAGCAGTACATGGACGCCGGTGAGTACGTCCCCGACGAGGTCACCAACGCGATGGTGCGGGACCGGTTGGCCCAGGAGGACGCCCGCAGCGGCTTCGTCCTGGACGGCTACCCCCGCACGGTCGACCAGGTCGAGACGCTCGACGGCATCCTCGCCGAGCTCGACTCCAGCCTCGACGCGGTCGTGGCGCTCGTGGTGGACCCCGAGGAGCTCATCGGCCGCCTGCTGAAGCGGGCCGAGACCAGCGGACGGGCCGACGACACCGAAGAGGTCATCCGGCACCGCCAGGAGGTCTACGCCGCCGAGACGGCGCCGCTGCTCGCGGTGTACGGCGAGCGTGGCCTGCTGCGCGAGATCGACGGCGTCGGTGACGTCGACGAGATCGCCGCCCGGATCACTGCCGCGCTCGATCTCTGA
- the secY gene encoding preprotein translocase subunit SecY — protein MLSAFVNAFRTPDLRRKILFVLGIVVLFRLGSQTPAPGINVPNVQTCIDLASQGENSSLFSLINVFSGGALLQLTVFALGIMPYITASIILQLLVVVIPRLEALKKEGQSGQAKITQYTRYLTLGLAILQATGIVALARSGQLFGGACNLDLLYRPDSILSFLLIVLIMVAGTAMIMWFGELITDRGVGNGMSIMIFTQVVATFPGAMWAIRQTNGLATFFLVLAVGLVVVAGVIFIEQAQRRIPVQYAKRMVGRRMFGGSSTYIPLKVNQAGIIPVIFASSLMYLPALLAQFNEGTSWALWITDNFVVGDSPLYMVTFFALIVFFTYFYVSITFNPEEVADNMKKYGGFIPGIRAGRPTQEYLGYVLSRITAAGALYLGLIALIPMFAIALLGASQNFPFGGTTILIIVGVGLSTVQQIESQLQQRNYEGFLRS, from the coding sequence GTGCTCAGCGCCTTCGTCAACGCGTTCCGAACACCGGACCTACGCCGCAAGATCCTGTTCGTCCTCGGCATCGTGGTGCTGTTCCGCCTCGGGTCGCAGACCCCGGCGCCGGGCATCAACGTGCCGAACGTCCAGACCTGCATCGACCTGGCGTCGCAGGGTGAGAACAGCAGTCTGTTCTCGCTCATCAACGTGTTCTCCGGCGGCGCGCTGCTGCAGCTCACGGTCTTCGCGCTCGGCATCATGCCGTACATCACCGCCAGCATCATCCTGCAGCTGCTCGTCGTGGTCATCCCGCGGCTCGAGGCGCTGAAGAAGGAGGGTCAGAGCGGTCAGGCGAAGATCACCCAGTACACCCGCTACCTGACGCTCGGTCTGGCGATCCTGCAGGCCACCGGCATCGTGGCGCTCGCCCGCAGCGGTCAGCTCTTCGGCGGCGCGTGCAACCTCGACCTGCTCTACCGTCCCGACAGCATCCTGTCGTTCCTGCTGATCGTGCTGATCATGGTCGCGGGCACCGCGATGATCATGTGGTTCGGCGAGCTCATCACCGATCGCGGTGTCGGCAACGGCATGTCGATCATGATCTTCACCCAGGTCGTCGCGACCTTCCCAGGGGCCATGTGGGCGATCCGTCAGACCAACGGCCTGGCGACGTTCTTCCTGGTGCTGGCGGTGGGCCTCGTGGTCGTGGCGGGCGTCATCTTCATCGAGCAGGCCCAGCGCCGGATCCCGGTGCAGTACGCCAAGCGCATGGTCGGTCGCCGGATGTTCGGCGGCTCCTCCACCTACATCCCGCTCAAGGTCAACCAGGCCGGCATCATCCCGGTCATCTTCGCCTCGAGCCTCATGTACCTGCCGGCCCTCCTGGCGCAGTTCAACGAGGGCACCTCGTGGGCGCTCTGGATCACCGACAACTTCGTCGTGGGCGACAGTCCGCTCTACATGGTCACCTTCTTCGCGCTGATCGTGTTCTTCACGTACTTCTACGTGTCGATCACCTTCAACCCCGAGGAGGTCGCCGACAACATGAAGAAGTACGGCGGGTTCATCCCCGGCATCCGTGCGGGCCGGCCGACCCAGGAGTACCTGGGCTACGTGCTCTCGCGCATCACCGCGGCGGGCGCGCTCTACCTCGGCCTCATCGCCCTGATCCCGATGTTCGCCATCGCCCTGCTGGGCGCCAGCCAGAACTTCCCGTTCGGCGGCACGACGATCCTCATCATCGTGGGCGTCGGCCTGTCGACGGTGCAGCAGATCGAGAGCCAGCTGCAGCAGCGCAACTACGAAGGGTTCCTGCGTTCATGA
- the rplO gene encoding 50S ribosomal protein L15 has translation MTLKLHHLRPAPGAKTAKTRVGRGEASKGKTAGRGTKGTKARYQVSQGFEGGQVPLHMRLPKLKGFKNPFRVEYQAVNVDRIEALFPDGGSIDVDALVAAGAVRKGHPVKVLGGGEIGVAVQVTADKFSASAKSKIEAAGGSATER, from the coding sequence ATGACACTCAAGCTGCATCACCTGCGTCCCGCCCCGGGAGCCAAGACCGCCAAGACCCGCGTGGGTCGCGGTGAGGCCTCCAAGGGCAAGACCGCGGGTCGAGGAACCAAGGGCACCAAGGCCCGCTACCAGGTCTCCCAGGGCTTCGAGGGCGGACAGGTGCCGTTGCACATGCGTCTGCCCAAGCTGAAGGGGTTCAAGAACCCGTTCCGCGTGGAGTACCAGGCCGTGAACGTCGATCGCATCGAGGCGCTGTTCCCGGACGGCGGGTCGATCGACGTCGACGCGCTCGTCGCGGCCGGCGCGGTCCGCAAGGGCCACCCGGTCAAGGTGCTCGGCGGCGGCGAGATCGGTGTGGCCGTCCAGGTCACCGCCGACAAGTTCTCGGCCAGCGCGAAGTCCAAGATCGAAGCAGCCGGGGGCAGCGCCACCGAGCGCTGA
- the rpmD gene encoding 50S ribosomal protein L30, with the protein MASLKVTQVKSGIGRPQNQRNTLRSLGLKRIGDVVVKEDRPELRGMVETIPHLVTFEEVE; encoded by the coding sequence ATGGCCAGTCTCAAGGTGACCCAGGTCAAGTCCGGCATCGGCCGTCCCCAGAACCAGCGCAACACCCTGCGTTCGCTGGGCCTGAAGCGGATCGGTGACGTCGTCGTCAAGGAAGATCGCCCCGAGCTGCGCGGCATGGTCGAGACCATCCCGCATCTCGTGACCTTCGAAGAGGTGGAGTGA
- the rpsE gene encoding 30S ribosomal protein S5 — translation MSARRAGGGGRGRGGDRGAEKSNYIEKVVTINRVAKVVKGGRRFSFTALVIVGDGDGQVGVGYGKAKEVPTAISKGVEEAKKNFFRVPRIQGTIPHPVQGEKAAGVVFLRPASPGTGVIAGGPVRAVLEAAGIHDVLSKSLGSSNAINIVHATVEALRLLESPEQVAQRRGLTVEEVAPAALIKAGAEGYQPSPSEAGV, via the coding sequence ATGAGCGCACGTCGAGCGGGCGGCGGAGGTCGCGGTCGCGGAGGCGATCGCGGCGCCGAGAAGTCCAACTACATCGAGAAGGTCGTCACGATCAACCGTGTCGCCAAGGTCGTCAAGGGTGGTCGGCGCTTCAGCTTCACTGCCCTGGTGATCGTGGGCGACGGCGACGGTCAGGTCGGCGTCGGCTACGGCAAGGCCAAGGAGGTCCCCACGGCGATCTCCAAGGGTGTGGAGGAGGCGAAGAAGAACTTCTTCCGCGTCCCCCGCATCCAGGGCACCATCCCGCACCCGGTGCAGGGCGAGAAGGCGGCCGGCGTCGTCTTCCTGCGTCCGGCATCGCCCGGTACCGGCGTCATCGCCGGTGGCCCGGTGCGCGCGGTGCTCGAGGCGGCCGGCATCCACGACGTGCTGAGCAAGTCGCTCGGCTCGTCCAACGCGATCAACATCGTCCACGCCACGGTCGAGGCGCTCCGTCTGCTGGAGTCGCCCGAGCAGGTCGCGCAGCGTCGCGGCCTGACCGTCGAGGAGGTCGCCCCGGCGGCCCTCATCAAGGCCGGCGCCGAGGGCTACCAGCCCTCCCCGTCCGAGGCAGGTGTCTGA
- the rplR gene encoding 50S ribosomal protein L18 gives MAISIRHNKTTKGRTASRLRRQIRGRKKIAGSAERPRLVVTRSSKHMVAQVVNDLEGRTLVSASTMEADLRSADGDKTTKAKRVGELVADRAKAAGIESVVFDRAGNKYAGRVAALADGAREGGLEF, from the coding sequence ATGGCCATCTCCATCAGGCACAACAAGACCACCAAGGGTCGCACCGCCTCGCGGCTGCGTCGCCAGATCCGCGGTCGCAAGAAGATCGCCGGTTCGGCCGAGCGTCCCCGTCTGGTCGTCACCCGTTCGAGCAAGCACATGGTCGCCCAGGTCGTCAACGACCTGGAGGGCCGCACGCTCGTCTCGGCGTCGACCATGGAGGCCGACCTGCGGTCGGCCGACGGCGACAAGACCACCAAGGCCAAGCGCGTCGGCGAGCTCGTGGCCGACCGGGCCAAGGCGGCCGGCATCGAGAGCGTCGTCTTCGACCGGGCGGGCAACAAGTACGCCGGTCGTGTCGCGGCCCTGGCCGACGGCGCCCGCGAGGGCGGACTGGAGTTCTGA
- the rplF gene encoding 50S ribosomal protein L6: MSRIGKIPVAVPAGVEVSIEGQDVRVKGPKGELAHTVAEPIVVSRTDDGALAVERPDDERRSKALHGLSRTLINNMVIGVTEGYEKKLEIVGVGYRVVAKGPTALEFALGFSHPVPVEAPAGITFAVESPTKFSVIGIDKQAVGEVAANIRKIRKPEPYKGKGVRYAGERVLRKAGKAGK; the protein is encoded by the coding sequence ATGTCACGCATCGGCAAGATTCCCGTCGCCGTTCCCGCAGGTGTCGAGGTCTCGATCGAGGGTCAGGACGTCCGCGTCAAGGGACCCAAGGGCGAGCTCGCGCACACCGTGGCCGAGCCCATCGTCGTCAGCAGGACCGACGACGGTGCCCTCGCGGTGGAGCGCCCCGACGACGAGCGTCGCAGCAAGGCCCTGCACGGCCTGAGCCGCACGCTCATCAACAACATGGTCATCGGTGTCACCGAGGGCTACGAGAAGAAGCTCGAGATCGTCGGCGTCGGCTACCGCGTCGTCGCCAAGGGCCCCACGGCCCTGGAGTTCGCGCTCGGCTTCAGCCACCCCGTGCCGGTGGAGGCCCCCGCGGGCATCACCTTCGCGGTGGAGTCCCCGACCAAGTTCAGCGTGATCGGCATCGACAAGCAGGCCGTCGGTGAGGTCGCCGCGAACATCCGCAAGATCCGCAAGCCCGAGCCGTACAAGGGCAAGGGCGTTCGTTACGCCGGCGAGCGCGTCCTGCGCAAGGCCGGAAAGGCTGGTAAGTGA